One window from the genome of Methyloradius palustris encodes:
- a CDS encoding sugar MFS transporter, which translates to MYKKALTSLTVLFFMMGFITCLNDILVPYLKAIFNLNYAQAALVQFCFFAAYGLTSIPFSKLIERVGYQTGMVIGFALAALGCLLFYPAVVMHTYVLFLGALFVLASGIVLLQVAANPFVAVIGPQATASSRLTMVQAFNSFGTFVAPFFGAYFILSTLAHSTNAAGVVYPYLMIALVLVIIAVVLSRINLTGLDSAQKDESTWREVVSEKGLMLGMVGIFSYVGAEVAIGSFLVNYIVSLTQMPETQAASLVALYWAGAMVGRFIGIFTLKAFAPAKVLSVHAALSIALIIVSMNSSGMLAVYSMVLVGLCNSIMFPTIFTLGIKNLKAGQEKKGSGLLATAILGGAVVPMFTGLLADSLGLHHAFILPVVCYAYIAWLGFKNLTKAGNISSVS; encoded by the coding sequence ATGTATAAAAAAGCACTGACTTCGCTCACCGTATTGTTTTTTATGATGGGGTTTATCACCTGTCTTAATGACATCCTGGTGCCCTACCTCAAAGCGATTTTTAACCTCAATTATGCGCAGGCTGCACTGGTGCAATTCTGCTTCTTTGCCGCCTATGGCCTGACCTCTATTCCGTTCAGCAAATTGATTGAGCGCGTAGGCTATCAAACAGGCATGGTCATCGGCTTTGCCTTGGCCGCACTTGGCTGCTTGTTATTTTACCCAGCAGTGGTCATGCACACCTATGTGCTGTTCCTTGGGGCGCTGTTCGTACTTGCTTCTGGCATTGTGTTGTTACAGGTAGCCGCCAACCCATTCGTTGCGGTCATAGGCCCACAAGCAACTGCATCTTCGCGCTTAACCATGGTGCAGGCGTTTAACTCATTTGGCACTTTTGTCGCGCCCTTTTTCGGCGCCTATTTCATACTCTCAACACTCGCGCATTCCACCAACGCAGCAGGCGTGGTGTATCCATACCTGATGATTGCGCTGGTGCTAGTAATCATCGCTGTGGTGCTATCGCGCATCAATCTGACTGGGCTGGATTCTGCGCAAAAAGATGAGAGCACATGGCGCGAAGTAGTCAGTGAAAAAGGATTGATGCTCGGCATGGTAGGTATTTTTTCCTACGTGGGTGCCGAAGTAGCCATCGGCAGCTTTCTGGTCAACTACATAGTCAGCCTCACGCAAATGCCCGAAACACAAGCCGCATCTCTAGTCGCTTTGTATTGGGCTGGCGCCATGGTCGGCCGCTTTATCGGCATTTTCACCCTCAAAGCCTTTGCGCCAGCTAAAGTTCTCAGTGTGCATGCCGCACTCTCAATTGCGTTGATTATAGTTTCCATGAACAGCTCTGGCATGTTGGCGGTTTACAGCATGGTGTTGGTAGGTTTGTGCAACTCCATCATGTTCCCCACCATCTTTACCCTAGGCATTAAAAACCTTAAAGCAGGACAAGAGAAAAAGGGCTCTGGTTTACTCGCCACAGCTATTCTGGGCGGAGCAGTCGTACCAATGTTTACTGGCTTGCTGGCAGATAGTCTGGGGCTGCATCACGCATTTATATTGCCAGTAGTGTGCTATGCGTATATCGCATGGTTGGGGTTTAAGAACTTGACGAAGGCCGGCAATATTAGCTCTGTTAGTTAG
- a CDS encoding lysozyme inhibitor LprI family protein has translation MSIRLIIFRVTDFKLEKIYDDYFTLGFDMSRQFILVVAIVVGLPQVAFAASFGCYGELSAQERLICSDKSLSALDIRLNSLYSVAVLVAKPASSIRTKQREWLQTVRNKCNDAQCLTNAYQQRVDSLMIDVREVASPIPAALKVKVQHKATNSPYCQMGGDGDWFSITATVKDQGISGSIDGIWDCGRKVWGEIDFKGKLLGNIAFVEFQPGFSSDQGPLAEALIIATPNRIYWRVLSERYGESYVPSSEDIVSSRRAQ, from the coding sequence ATGAGCATCCGCCTAATTATTTTTAGGGTTACTGATTTTAAACTGGAAAAAATTTACGATGACTACTTTACATTAGGGTTCGATATGTCACGACAATTTATTTTGGTTGTCGCAATAGTTGTAGGGCTACCGCAAGTCGCTTTTGCAGCGAGCTTTGGCTGTTATGGTGAGCTTTCAGCTCAAGAGCGCTTAATCTGTAGTGATAAGTCACTTTCAGCATTAGACATCCGCCTCAATTCTCTCTACTCGGTGGCTGTGCTGGTAGCAAAGCCTGCCAGCTCCATTCGCACAAAACAGCGCGAATGGCTGCAAACCGTGCGAAACAAATGCAACGACGCCCAATGCTTAACAAATGCATATCAACAACGTGTTGATAGCCTCATGATTGATGTGCGAGAAGTAGCAAGTCCAATTCCAGCTGCCCTGAAAGTAAAAGTGCAACATAAAGCTACAAATAGTCCATATTGCCAAATGGGCGGCGATGGGGATTGGTTTTCAATTACGGCCACTGTCAAAGATCAAGGCATTTCTGGAAGTATTGATGGTATTTGGGATTGTGGAAGAAAAGTCTGGGGGGAGATTGATTTCAAGGGGAAGCTATTAGGTAATATTGCTTTCGTAGAATTTCAACCAGGTTTTTCAAGTGATCAAGGCCCCCTTGCTGAAGCCCTAATAATAGCTACGCCTAATCGCATTTACTGGCGGGTTTTAAGCGAGAGATATGGGGAAAGCTATGTGCCTAGCTCTGAAGATATTGTTAGCTCGCGTAGGGCGCAATAA
- a CDS encoding DUF1501 domain-containing protein, giving the protein MMTNSINRRDFLRYIAAGSALAFASPYITFASADTDRRFIFIIQRGAADGLNTVIPYADPAYAKLRGELAIDVSQAIKLDGLFALHPALAETAKMYASGQALFVQAVASPYRDRSHFDGQNVLETGGTSPYQLTDGWLNRLLTLLPSAQNEAIAFASTVPMALRGKIEVSSYAPSALPQASDDLLMRVSQLYTEDKQLNAIWTAAMDTRNMGDDASARQDPASLGKLAASFLARANGPRIAMIETGGWDTHTAETARLDRQLKSLDTMIAALRNGLGDSWQKTTIVVATEFGRTAAANGTGGTDHGTGSTAMILGGDVKGGRVITDWPGLSNSALYEGRDLKPTLGLDKLIASLTGERFGIDPNKVAKTLFPESNISKPLSGILNT; this is encoded by the coding sequence ATGATGACAAACTCCATCAACCGCCGAGATTTTCTGCGCTACATTGCAGCTGGCAGCGCCCTTGCTTTTGCCTCACCGTACATCACCTTTGCGAGCGCCGATACTGACCGCCGCTTTATTTTTATCATCCAGCGCGGCGCGGCAGATGGCTTGAATACGGTTATCCCTTATGCTGACCCTGCTTATGCCAAGTTACGCGGCGAACTTGCCATTGATGTTTCTCAAGCCATCAAGCTGGATGGCCTATTTGCCTTGCACCCCGCATTGGCAGAAACGGCAAAAATGTATGCCTCTGGCCAGGCTTTATTTGTGCAGGCGGTTGCCTCGCCATACCGTGATCGCTCCCACTTCGATGGTCAAAACGTGCTGGAAACAGGCGGTACATCTCCTTACCAACTGACAGACGGCTGGTTAAATCGGCTACTGACTTTATTACCCAGTGCGCAAAATGAAGCTATCGCGTTCGCCTCGACTGTACCGATGGCATTGCGTGGCAAAATAGAAGTCAGTTCTTATGCACCATCAGCCTTGCCACAGGCATCAGATGATCTGCTTATGCGTGTATCACAACTCTACACCGAAGATAAGCAGTTGAATGCCATTTGGACAGCCGCGATGGATACGCGAAACATGGGGGATGATGCTAGTGCCAGGCAAGATCCAGCTAGCTTGGGCAAACTCGCGGCCTCATTTCTGGCACGCGCCAATGGGCCACGTATCGCCATGATAGAAACTGGTGGTTGGGATACGCATACAGCCGAAACTGCCAGGCTAGACAGGCAGTTGAAATCGCTGGACACCATGATTGCTGCGCTTCGTAACGGGCTAGGCGATAGTTGGCAGAAAACTACCATCGTTGTCGCTACCGAATTCGGCCGCACGGCAGCAGCAAATGGTACAGGCGGTACAGATCATGGCACTGGATCCACCGCCATGATACTGGGTGGTGATGTAAAAGGTGGCCGTGTAATAACCGACTGGCCAGGCCTAAGCAACAGCGCCCTGTATGAAGGCCGCGACCTTAAACCCACGCTGGGGCTAGATAAACTGATTGCGTCACTCACGGGCGAACGCTTTGGGATAGACCCCAACAAAGTGGCAAAAACACTCTTTCCAGAAAGCAATATTAGTAAACCACTCTCTGGCATTTTAAATACTTAA
- a CDS encoding periplasmic heavy metal sensor, translating to MADNANMNVKPRKIKWLLTASLILNLFLISGIVGGVYRLFLSDHAVFGNQAQRGLRFAADDLPTERQHMYRKVLREARRDARPLIKSGQDARSEVRTLLAAPTFDRDAVTAALNKTHEADMALRIRIEQSLLDFVEILSPEERATFADGLAKQGPLRQALLRNQQAEAATTP from the coding sequence ATGGCAGATAATGCAAATATGAACGTGAAGCCACGCAAAATTAAGTGGCTGTTAACAGCCTCGCTCATTCTCAATCTGTTTCTAATCAGCGGCATTGTGGGTGGTGTATACCGCCTGTTTTTATCTGACCATGCAGTGTTTGGCAATCAAGCACAGCGCGGCCTGCGCTTTGCTGCAGATGACCTGCCTACCGAGCGCCAGCACATGTATCGCAAGGTATTACGCGAAGCAAGGCGAGATGCCAGACCATTGATAAAATCAGGGCAGGATGCTCGCAGTGAAGTTAGAACATTACTTGCCGCACCTACATTTGACCGCGATGCAGTCACAGCCGCATTAAACAAAACCCACGAAGCTGACATGGCACTGCGTATCCGCATTGAGCAAAGTTTGCTCGATTTCGTAGAAATATTGTCCCCAGAAGAGCGTGCAACGTTCGCAGATGGCTTAGCCAAACAAGGCCCATTGCGCCAGGCTTTATTGCGCAATCAGCAAGCAGAAGCAGCCACAACGCCATGA
- a CDS encoding DUF3301 domain-containing protein produces MLEIGFTILLVLLAWFWFDSMGTREIAIKQGTSLAERTNLQFLDESVACSRVSLARNHRGHVQLLRTYEFEVSASGGERLSCNLTLLGNQLQSWHIPPYLQALH; encoded by the coding sequence ATGTTAGAAATTGGCTTCACTATCCTTCTAGTTTTACTAGCCTGGTTCTGGTTTGACAGCATGGGCACGCGCGAAATAGCCATCAAGCAAGGCACTAGCCTTGCTGAGCGTACCAACTTGCAGTTTTTGGATGAATCCGTCGCATGCAGCCGTGTATCACTGGCAAGAAACCATCGTGGTCATGTGCAGTTGCTGCGCACTTATGAGTTTGAAGTGAGTGCCAGTGGTGGCGAGCGTTTATCGTGCAACCTGACTTTACTCGGCAATCAATTGCAGTCATGGCACATTCCGCCTTATTTACAGGCCTTGCATTAA
- a CDS encoding RNA polymerase sigma factor, which translates to MTEFDPDIDLLARVAKGDASAVREMVARKLPRLLALAMRMLNDRGEAEDVAQETFIRIWKHAPNWQPGVAKFDTWVHRVALNLCYDKLRSKPQAELKELDEESADQVDAALKPDETMMAMQQRDQVAYALAKLPLRQREALVLQYYQELSNIEAASLMEISVDALESLLSRARRNMRSLLLAEKD; encoded by the coding sequence TTGACTGAATTTGACCCTGATATAGATTTGCTTGCACGCGTAGCAAAGGGCGACGCATCGGCAGTCAGGGAGATGGTTGCCCGCAAACTGCCAAGATTGCTGGCATTGGCGATGCGCATGCTCAATGATCGTGGAGAAGCCGAGGATGTGGCACAGGAGACGTTTATCCGCATATGGAAACATGCACCAAACTGGCAACCAGGCGTTGCCAAATTTGATACTTGGGTGCATCGCGTAGCGCTCAACCTCTGCTATGACAAACTGCGCAGCAAGCCACAAGCTGAGCTTAAGGAGCTTGATGAAGAAAGTGCAGATCAGGTTGATGCAGCGTTAAAACCAGACGAAACCATGATGGCGATGCAACAACGCGACCAGGTTGCCTACGCGTTAGCCAAATTACCCTTGAGGCAGCGCGAAGCCCTAGTGCTGCAGTATTACCAGGAGCTATCTAACATTGAGGCAGCAAGCCTGATGGAAATTAGCGTAGATGCATTAGAGAGCCTGCTATCGCGGGCAAGACGCAATATGCGATCGCTGCTATTAGCAGAAAAGGATTAA
- a CDS encoding DUF1800 domain-containing protein, which produces MTTNMTPAAIAVNRFGLGARPDEPAPTEPKKWLLAQFNQYEVAPSAWANQAKTADLVADFADKQQQMRNANEDDKKAAQLMLRREVKGDYQSAVTARAESALTTPTPFIERLVHFWANHFAISIEKPAVAEFAGAFELEAIRPNVLGNFTDMLMAVETHPAMLLYLDQAKSIGPNSKAAERLAERDPDKKRGLNENLAREIMELHTLGVRSGYTQTDVTEFARAMTGWSIGGVGKDKNAVVEANGFMFRPALHEPGTRNIMGRTYSQYGKNQAAAVLRDIANSPATATHIATKLARHFVSDSPPDTLVQKLADAYMRNNGNLVSLYRVLIDAPEAWQPTPVKFKTPWEWLISSLRGTGRQNLSGINTAQIMNQLGQQVWKPGSPAGYDDIADSWAAPDALIRRVELAQRLANPLGDKLDARILGDQLLLGSISQQTKTAIARSESAATGLALLLVSPEFLRR; this is translated from the coding sequence ATGACTACCAACATGACACCTGCTGCAATTGCCGTTAACCGTTTTGGCCTCGGTGCCAGGCCTGATGAGCCAGCACCAACCGAACCTAAAAAATGGCTGCTTGCGCAATTCAATCAATATGAAGTTGCCCCCAGCGCGTGGGCCAATCAAGCTAAAACGGCTGACTTGGTAGCTGATTTTGCAGACAAACAACAGCAAATGCGTAATGCCAATGAAGATGATAAAAAAGCCGCACAATTAATGCTAAGGCGTGAAGTAAAAGGTGATTATCAATCGGCAGTCACCGCCCGTGCAGAATCTGCACTTACAACACCAACACCATTTATAGAAAGACTGGTGCATTTCTGGGCGAATCATTTTGCCATCTCTATCGAAAAGCCAGCTGTGGCCGAATTCGCTGGCGCATTCGAGCTCGAAGCCATCAGACCTAATGTACTGGGTAATTTCACCGATATGCTGATGGCAGTAGAAACACACCCCGCCATGCTTTTGTATCTTGACCAGGCAAAATCCATAGGTCCGAATAGCAAAGCCGCAGAACGTTTGGCCGAGCGTGACCCAGATAAAAAGCGCGGGCTGAATGAAAATCTGGCGCGTGAAATCATGGAGCTTCATACACTAGGCGTTCGTAGCGGTTATACGCAGACTGATGTCACCGAGTTTGCCCGCGCCATGACAGGCTGGAGCATAGGTGGAGTTGGCAAAGACAAGAATGCTGTAGTGGAAGCTAACGGCTTTATGTTCAGGCCTGCCCTGCATGAGCCAGGCACGCGCAACATCATGGGGCGCACTTATAGCCAATATGGAAAAAACCAGGCTGCCGCAGTATTGCGTGACATTGCTAATTCACCAGCCACTGCCACCCATATTGCAACCAAGTTGGCACGCCATTTTGTGAGCGATTCGCCACCAGATACGCTAGTACAAAAACTGGCTGATGCTTACATGCGAAATAACGGCAATTTGGTCAGCCTTTACCGCGTGCTGATTGATGCCCCTGAAGCTTGGCAACCAACACCCGTTAAATTCAAAACGCCCTGGGAATGGCTAATATCAAGCCTGCGTGGCACTGGTCGCCAGAATCTTAGTGGTATTAATACAGCCCAGATTATGAACCAGCTAGGGCAACAGGTCTGGAAACCAGGCTCACCTGCTGGCTACGATGACATCGCCGATAGTTGGGCCGCGCCCGATGCGCTCATCAGGCGGGTTGAGCTTGCGCAACGCCTGGCAAACCCACTCGGTGACAAACTGGATGCACGAATACTGGGTGACCAATTACTGCTTGGCAGCATCAGTCAGCAAACAAAAACCGCCATCGCCAGATCGGAGAGCGCCGCCACAGGCCTAGCTCTATTATTGGTTTCGCCAGAGTTTTTAAGGAGATAG